The Panthera uncia isolate 11264 chromosome C2, Puncia_PCG_1.0, whole genome shotgun sequence genome contains a region encoding:
- the RTP4 gene encoding receptor-transporting protein 4 yields MAPQPQEKKTVLDVGTWEQIFQELMQQEKPRARWTLKLDKNLDPNCLAEGWKQYELKGFGRFQCSSCQRSWASAQVHILCHMHLESHKSQGQVIMRLFAQRCKKCSWSRFENPEFSPESTMRILKNVVLRILKKFYDFKKLSELPIIREVPLDGSHDTNNCEGCSLGFCLLRLRNNTTEPSVSPFSPTGSSSPTGDVFSQSQWNGYHYVYKASGPSHTTAEPKRETSRQLTPSSNRQAAQGNLQSTRGTAPQAPCRTYSEVVRRVGQQSTQQACSQATQGAGVQATRGTDPKTTLRAIPKATSGSDTQTIGRTVPSRSNLQLTWTDSVATHGFSASSGTQAAWRSSPRNVPNSYPIYAPLVQQDYFVDEERLNLFYFLCGICIIVIFIAKWLEEGRWR; encoded by the exons ATGGCTCCCCAGCCTCAGGAGAAGAAAACGGTTTTAGATGTTGGGACATGGGAGCAGATATTTCAAGAACTGATGCAGCAGGAGAAACCCCGGGCCAGATGGACCCTGAAGTTGGATAAGAATCTCGATCCAAACTGCCTTGCAGAAGGGTGGAAGCAATACGAGCTGAAAGGATTCGGCAG GTTCCAGTGTTCCTCATGCCAGCGGAGTTGGGCTTCTGCTCAAGTGCATATCCTATGTCACATGCACCTGGAGTCCCACAAATCCCAGGGTCAGGTGATTATGCGCCTCTTTGCTCAGAGGTGCAAGAAGTGTTCCTGGTCTCGATTTGAGAACCCTGAGTTCTCCCCAGAGAGTACCATGAGGATTCTGAAAAACGTGGTGCTGCGTATTCTGAAGAAATTCTATGACTTTAAGAAGCTTTCAGAGCTACCGATCATTCGGGAGGTGCCTTTGGATGGGTCCCATGACACGAACAATTGTGAAGGTTGCTCTCTGGGCTTCTGCTTACTGAGATTGCGAAACAACACAACGGAGCCATCAGTATCCCCGTTCTCTCCCACTGGTTCCTCATCCCCCACTGGTGATGTGTTTAGCCAAAGCCAATGGAATGGGTATCATTATGTCTATAAGGCGTCAGGGCCCAGCCACACCACTGCTGAGCCCAAACGGGAGACCAGCAGGCAGCTCACCCCAAGTTCCAACAGGCAGGCTGCACAGGGAAATTTACAATCCACACGGGGGACAGCACCACAGGCCCCCTGCAGGACATACTCTGAGGTTGTCAGGAGGGTAGGACAACAGTCCACACAGCAGGCATGCTCACAAGCCACACAAGGGGCCGGTGTGCAGGCCACACGGGGGACAGACCCGAAGACCACGTTGAGGGCAATCCCAAAGGCTACATCAGGGTCAGACACTCAGACTATAGGGAGAACAGTCCCCTCTAGGTCAAACCTACAGCTCACGTGGACAGACTCTGTGGCTACACATGGGTTTTCGGCCTCCAGTGGAACTCAAGCTGCCTGGAGAAGTTCACCCAGAAATGTTCCAAACAGCTATCCCATATACGCTCCGTTAGTGCAACAAGATTACTTCGTTGATGAGGAGAGATTGAACCTGTTCTACTTTCTCTGTGGTATTTGTATCATTGTCATTTTCATAGCCAAATGGTTAGAAGAAGGAAGATGGCGATAA